From the Lathyrus oleraceus cultivar Zhongwan6 chromosome 4, CAAS_Psat_ZW6_1.0, whole genome shotgun sequence genome, one window contains:
- the LOC127135790 gene encoding uncharacterized protein LOC127135790, translating to MVHPQKKKKVTPSMSKNVKTSNKSYEPIIPNKDKSVVEEESRSKGLELRNHSMHADNTENPTEAEKSATDKELRKFVASVLKEVNSDVLQDVQTSLAKEPSPDNDSGEKAEENVPKHVALERRKPLTNIVTLSIAKRLQRRKGKTVVFEDSPSREVKRKVGGLKGTPSRSSTGKYPDITPIKIPANKKSHDAMPKSIFDNASLHYMKNAERWKYVIQRRVALERELGKYALKCKEVMEPIEVVGLMITVTHFGPCYESLVKEFVVTIPDGCDDTKSADYGKVYMRGNVVTFSPTMINKFLGRTNVHQAELEVADDQVCKEITSKQVRHCPNKGKLFADIVMTSSQAPDPATSKKSVISQLKETCKESKDSIRSSTATKIKFKTLMKVMIKEEKKEVVQGGDGNEKTDNEDNAGKDDVNEEKEDEG from the exons ATGGTTCAtcctcagaagaagaagaaagttACGCCTTCTATGTCAAAAAATGTCAAGACTTCTAATAAGTCTTATGAACCTATAATCCCCAACAAAGATAAAAGTGTTGTTGAAGAAGAATCTAGGTCTAAAGGGCTTGAATTAAGAAACCATAGTATGCATGCTGACAACACCGAAAATCCCACGGAAGCAGAAAAAAGTGCAACTGATAAGGAACTTAGGAAGTTTGTTGCATCCGTTTTGAAGGAAGTAAACTCAGATGTTTTGCAAGATGTTCAAACATCTTTGGCAAAAGAACCAAGCCCTGACAATGACTCTGGTGAAAAAGCTGAGGAAAACGTTCCTAAACATGTTGCTCTTGAGAGAAGAA AACCCCTTACAAATATTGTTACTCTTAGTATTGCCAAGAGACTGCAAAGACGTAAAGGAAAGACGGTTGTGTTTGAAGATTCTCCCTCCAGGGAAGTGAAGAGAAAAGTTGGTGGTTTGAAAGGTACTCCTTCTAGAAGCTCCACAGGAAAATATCCT GACATCACCCCTATAAAAATACCTGCTAACAAGAAGTCTCATGATGCTATGCCCAAATCTATATTTGACAATGCTTCTTTACATTATATGAAGAATGCAGAAAGGTGGAAGTAtgtcattcagaggagggtagcCCTGGAAAGGGAATTGGGGAAGTATGCCCTTAAGTGTAAGGAGGTCATGGAACCTATAGAAGTTGTTGGGTTGATGATAACTGTCACACACTTTGGCCCTTGCTATGAAAGCTTAGTCAAGGAGTTTGTGGTGACTATCCCTGATGGATGTGATGATACGAAGAGTGCTGACTATGGAAAGGTATATATGAGAGGAAATGTTGTAACATTCTCCCCAACTATGATCAATAAATTTCTAGGAAGAACAAATGTACATCAAGCTGAGTTGGAAGTTGCTGATGATCAGGTGTGCAAAGAGATCACATCCAAGCAGGTTAGACATTGTCCAAACAAAGGGAAGTTGTTTGCTG ATATTGTTATGACATCCTCTCAGGCACCTGACCCTGCCACCTCCAAGAAGAGTGTCATTTCTCAGCTGAAGGAAACTTGTAAAGAGTCTAAGGACTCCATCAGATCTAGCACTGCAACAAAGATTAAATTTAAGACATTGATGAAGGTTATGATAAAAGAAGAGAAGAAGGAAGTTGTACAGGGTGGTGATGGTAATGAAAAAACTGATAATGAAGACAATGCTGGTAAGGATGATGTTAATGAAGAGAAAGAAGATGAAGGATAA